The following proteins are encoded in a genomic region of Nicotiana sylvestris chromosome 4, ASM39365v2, whole genome shotgun sequence:
- the LOC104210009 gene encoding uncharacterized protein At4g22758-like, with translation MLLYKTKKIQQGKGNRLLISITVLGSAGPIRFVVKEEDLVADVINTALKNYAREGRLPVLGSDLNNFVLYCPAVTTEVLSPWETIGSVGVRNFVLFKKPQAENAILDGKQAAMARKRAASWKAWFNKSLTRKIVSY, from the exons ATGTTGCTTTACAAGACAAAGAAGATTCAACAGGGGAAAGGAAACCGGTTGTTGATCAGCATAACGGTTCTTGGGAGTGCCGGGCCGATTCGTTTTGTGGTGAAAGAAGAGGATCTTGTGGCTGATGTTATTAATACTGCATTGAAGAATTATGCTCGGGAGGGGCGGCTTCCTGTTCTTGGGTCGGATTTGAACAATTTTGTGCTATATTGCCCGGCTGTCACAACAGAag TTCTGAGTCCATGGGAGACAATTGGATCCGTTGGGGTTCGTAATTTTGTGCTTTTCAAGAAGCCGCAGGCTGAGAATGCAATTCTTGATGGGAAACAAGCAGCAATGGCTCGGAAGAGAGCTGCGAGTTGGAAGGCATGGTTCAATAAGTCACTCACTCGCAAGATAGTTTCTTACTGA